A region of the Phaseolus vulgaris cultivar G19833 chromosome 11, P. vulgaris v2.0, whole genome shotgun sequence genome:
taagtatttttctttttcgatttgtataagggttaaaccacccctgaagtggttcatatttatctattctttcttgttgataaaaaaaatgtgaaattatcggaacatatttataattttaagaaaaattaattgatgtcctatttaaataaaaacttaaaatttctaaaatattcaaaattcaaaataaatacaaatcttaaattatataatatcttatttaaataaaagtctaaattatataaaattcataaaatattcaaaatcctatataaatacaaatcatattatttatttttttatttaaacaaaaatatgaaatatgtaaaattcctaaaatattcaaaatccaaaatatatacatgtcctaaattatttaatgtcttatttaaataaaaatctcaaatatataacactacaagaaaaaaagattttaaCGGAGATTATTTAACGGGAGTTAATATAACATTgagaattaatttaattaatggaggtttttttaaccttcgttaagttTCAAAGGTTATTCTAAAACATCAGCAAAACAACaaaggtttttttaactttcgttaaattccaaaggtttatttaaaacttcaacaaaataacggagatttttttaaccttcgttaaatttcaaaggtttatttaaaacctcaacaaaataatggagatttttttaacattcgttaaatttcaaagattaattctaaaacatcaacaaaataactgagtttttttaaccttcgttaaatccaaaggtttattctaaaacattAGCAAAATAACGAAAGAtatttttaaccttcgttaaattccaaataTTTATGGAAGAACCTCAATAAAACACTACAGATGgttcaaatttcaataaataaatataattaaatctatttataaataaataattaaaacctatatagttttaatatattttataactaaattctctaaaattttgaaagtgtaactttacattacaaataagttttctaaagtttctaaaatttattttaaaatatcagcaaaataaccttggataataagtatttcaacaattAATTTTGGATAATAGGTATTTCAACAATATTTGCATATTTATTACGATTGATGatagttggtttatataattcctattcttttttttgttacgagtttatgtttaaaaaaacctaacttattttgttttagcttttgatgtacatatattttttttacagttttagttttaaatataattgttaatatttaattctcatcattttgaaatattttaaattaaggcctttattttaaaatgcatccaATATTCAATTCACTAAGAAAGTGAGAAGTGATAAAGTTAATTTTCCTCTCAATATATTCTTGCAATCTTTGAAGCTCTCGTAGCCAAGAACACACATGGGCTTTGAAGCTTACGTTTGAAAAATAATGCCATTATTTAAGATATATAAAGCAGTTATAAACACCAGTTCCCTAGTTGGGGcagtaaggtgatggaagaaacaatattggagtaagaagaaggtaatgtcttatttatagtgtttctTTTCCTTGgatataatagacataagtatggctgaattgtgattccttacTAGGACTGTCGGCGGCAACCACTGAGGGTGGAAGAGAGAATTCAGGAGAATCGTTAGAGATGGTGGAAAATGgggttgaaggttatttcaGATGACAAGTCATTTTATGGAAATTTTGAAATTCATGGTATTTCACGGAGGGTTTGAAATCCATGATATTTTAcagaggttcttaaacccatgtTATTTAACAAGGGTTCTGAAAGAATTTTCCCGAGGTTTTAAAAAAACTGGTTCCCCAGGGATGGTTTAGCGAGGGAAACCGCAATCCtgggtaaatgacttaataaAGGTTTTAACTctggataatgtaaaaataaactcccgttaaaaccatttttttagtgtaaaattcttaaaatattcaaaatcttaaataaatataaatcctaaattatttaatgtcttatttaataaaaatctaaaataattaaaatttcttaaattgtttaatatcttaaataaacacaaatcaaTAAAAATGAACTATGGAATGTGATAATCGCTTATCACTCAAAATTACACATAAAATCAATTATCCTGATACCAACATCGATTATCCCTAAAAAAAATTGCACATTACATAGATTATGCTTAAACCAACATTGATTATCCCTCAAAATTAAACTTGATTATCCTTAAGGCaacatcaattatttttaattattctttgtcaataaaaaaaatcaattatccCTTCAAATAACATGCATAATCATTTTTATTTGTCACACTGTCTTGCATAATTGATTACCTTTGGATTTTGTGTTACATAATCGGTTTAAACTCCTCGTAATTTATTACCTCTTCCAATTCTTACCTCAAACGATCACCACAACAACACCAAAGCCATCATCACATATCACCAATACACGACTTTGCTTACTAAAAAGGAAGGACAATAATGTAAATTATTATGAATCTACATAACTTTCTACTAACTTCTTGACACATATGCGGAGAtgatgtttttaaatttattcatcTTTACTTGCTCCAAATCAACACAAATCATTGAATAGatcattacaaatttatccaGATAAACAATAATCATCTGAATGCAAACACAGATAAAATTTTGTgaaattgtttataattttgaagAATGAATCTACATtgtaacttatattttttacaaatcatatttttaattccatttgttttcatttatgcAGCTACAAAAAGCACAGTGCACAAACATTTACTCATATCTTCTCAATTATGTTTGCCGCTTTTGATTGTTACctatgctttgtttggattagaaaaTGGAAATGAGagagtgaatttgagatgatttgaaggaaaagtgtaaagaaagttaaggtgtttggattaaggtaaataaagTGGAAAGTGTTgagaaaatttatgaaaatttgtgaatgatgtgatgggtgtgattgaaattatattatttttaattgataaaaatgtaaatttaatttatccttatattttaaaattgttaaataattaatttaatttatttatttataaattataatcatttttaattaaaatattatttaaatatttataattataaatatttgataaaaacttatttttatattaaataaaattattatttttatttttactcttttgtAATTAAGATaactattatataaaattattttttattttaaaaaaatatatttatttttattttatttttatttataacttattatatataaaatgtgattaattatgttattatataataattattttgtataattttaattatattttttagatttaaattgtaattttgatttaaataaaaataagaataatttaaatttaaaataaaggataaaataataaattaaaattaattaaataatatatatatatatatatatatatatatatatatatatatatatatatataactttcttCGCATTTTGTAAAGAAAGTTCTGAACATACAAAATGTCTTAATTTTCgtgttttttataataaaaatgcttacagtaaatttttcttttctatcgTAAAAAAAACAAACGATGCCAGATTAAGAAACATcttaaatgttatttatttatttatttattttgataattttttttatttatttctttatatatcTCGTTTATCATGTTCTGTTACATTATTTATTACCCCTTCTTTCATTTTCTACCTCTTTCCTTTCTTCCTATAGCCTAACTCAAAAGACAGAGTTAGCCTTTCCCCCTACCTATCTACCTAGCTAGCAAATTTAATGGTATCCCTCAAGTGTTAGGAATACAGTGCCAAGTGATGTGACGTGATGATATATAGAGGCCTAGGAAAGAGTAATAGTTAGTCTAGCCCCACATGAAGATCGATTTATAAGTATCACGTTCACAGTTAATGTACTCGACTACATACTTTAGCTTTTGATAAATAATACGTATACATGGTTACTTTAGTTTCATGATTTAGTTAACAAAACATTAATCTTAATCCAACACTTGCACGAACCTTCCTCGATATGTCATTTTCAAGTGTAatgtttccttttttttcttcattggtCTCTCAACTACTCTAAAGTGGTTCTCAAGTTCTAACCACATTCCCTTGCCTTGCTTCCTATAAATATGTCATTTCACTATGCCTTGTTTTCCAACCCACTCCTCCCAGGTAAGCTCAAATTCCAAAGTCAGATCTCCACTACATTGTTGCTTCAATTCCATTTCTCACATCAACACCTTTTTAGCAAACACTCACTTGCCACATATATCTTATCATCTATAGCCATGCCTGAGGCTCCTAGCCACTACCTGTGCAACAACCCAAATGGCAAAGTTGATGATGATGTTGTTATCACcaagaacaacaacaacaaagcaCTGGAATACATTGAGGATGTTACTAGCAACGCTGATGAAATTCAGACAAGGGTCCTTGCTGAGATCCTCTCCTCTAGTGCACATGCTGAGTACCTTCAACGCCATGGCTTAGATGGGCgcacagagagagagagtttcAAGAAGATCATGCCTGTGGTCACATACGAGGATTTAAAGCCAGATATTGATCGTATAGCTAATGGTGATACCTCCCCAATTTTATGTTCCAAACCTATTTCTGAGTTCCTCACTAGGTCAGTGTTATTACTATGTTTTAACTTGATACACATCCTCAATTTCTTCCACTCCTCTTCCCTTAGTTTTATTGTTCTTCTTACAATTGAACTCTCACACTCCACCTACACCtggtaataaaaaatgtgtttttgttgcactgaaaaatattttgatgcTATGTTCatacaaattattaatttttcttttgtttcatttcacTTTCATTCTACTTTTTCATTATTTGacatgctgataaaaaaaaacttttatcacATATATAAGTTTTTCTCACCTGAAATAGGGTGGTATGTGTACTCTGCGTTAATATATAATACCACTTTCTCATTTTACGAAAAATGTCTTTTTCACACTATTAGGAGTGGAGACTTTGGGCTTGAGAGATTGACCCAAAGAAAAGGGATTATAGATATTAATAATGATGTAAAATATGGGAGGGAAATATCAAATAAGTGACAcattaaattaaagataaaaaatgaaGTGGTGTGAGTTATGGTGCAGAGAAAACCATTTACATTCCTTTCCTTTTTGGATTTTATTTTGTAGCGTAAGAGTGAGAGACAAAAGAACAAAATAATCTATTGTAAGGAGTGTATAAGGAACGTACCAAAAAGGTGATGTGAAATAAGTAGTCTACACGTTTATCGagaaattaagaataaatgAGGTGAGCTATAAGGGTAGGGctatatttatttcattttattttcttattctcttaatttttttaacatataattTCAAACATgatattttctctctttttttcttttttttttatgtcctTACTTCTTTAACtcctattttctttttctcgaCAAAAAAACAATCGAATTATATAAAACACATGAAATATTCGAGTCCttttacaaaatataaactatataCAGCTGGACTAGCACAACGTCATCCGAAATATAGGACCCCCTCAAAACcatatatattcataaaatttattgggaaatgatttttttactctcaaaaattaaaatacatataattaacaattcattataataatataataatatttaaaattaaaaaataaattaaatataattaaaaaatattaatttgctGGATTATTGAGTGTTTGTTACTGGTGTCAAGATATCTATCGGCAACTACTTTATTATTCTGACAAATTagttttattgttatatttatttcttcTGACATTATTCATTATTTACTACATCTATCggttataattgtttttttctcCCCTTATAtgttctaaaataatattttaataatttatttttatatataatcaacTTATAAATCTTTATAGcaatataaaaatagtaatatgGGAGTAAATTTTAGCATAATACTATCTTCCTAAATTTTCCGTACTATTTTAACCATATGTTATCAGCAACTCATTAAAAAAAGTGCGAAATAAGATTAAGAAAAGAACGTGGAAAAAACATTGTAGAGTGAAATAACGTTATTCTGTTGATTGAATTTAGCTCTGGAACATCTGGTGGGGAGAGAAAACTGATGCCAACCATAGAAGATGAACTTCAGAGGAAATCATTACTCTACAGTCTCTTGATGCCAGTGATGGACCAATTTGTTCCAGGTTTAGAGAAAGGCAAGGGCATGTACTTTTTGTTCGTAAAATCAGAAGCCAAAACCCCAGGGGGGCTCCTAGCTCGTCCAGTTTTAACCAGTTACTACAAAAGCTCACATTTCAAGAACCCTAAACAAAGATATGATCCCTACACAAACTACACTAGTCCAATTGAGTCCATTCTCTGCCTAGACTCTTACCAAAGCATGTATTCTCAGATGCTTTGTGGACTTTCTCAAAACGAACAAGTTCTTCGTGTTGGGGCTGTTTTCTCCTCGGGCTTCATCCGTGCCATCAAGTTCCTAGAAAAGCATTGGGTGAGTTTGTGCCACGACATAAGATATGGCACCATAGACCCTGAAATCAGTGACTCTTCTGTTAGAGAGGCCATCATGAAGACACTCAAACCAAACCCCAAGCTTGCGGATTTCATAGAAGGTGAGTGCAAGAAGGAGTCGTGGAAGGGGATCATCACTAGGGTGTGGCCAAACACCAAGTATGTGGATGTTATTGTTACTGGAACCATGTCTCAGTATATTCCGATATTGGATTACTACAGCAATGGTCTCCCTCTTGTCTGCACCATGTATGCTTCGTCTGAGTGTTACTTTGGCCTCAACTTGAACCCTTTGTGTGAACCCAGTGAGGTTTCTTACACCCTCATTCCCACAATGGCTTACTTTGAGTTCTTGCCCCTCAATAAGACGAAGGGACATGCCAATTCTATTTCTCACCCTGAGCACGAACATTTGGTTGATCTTGTGGATGTGGAGTTGGGTAAAGAATATGAGCTTGTGGTCACCACTTATGCGGGTAAAGTTccattttctttaaatttacaaatatatatttttaagtattttacttttatgaaatatatataatagtagttcttatatttataacagatcaatttcatcttttttttaaaagaatttggtgAAGTAGGTTAATGTGAATAACATGTGCCATGTGACGTTTAAAGGGTTAGTATTGTGACCTCCACATGTAAAATACTAGTAATTATTTGAGTGagattatttgatttttttcatccATATAGcactgttttttctttttcttttttcaaaatagCACGCTGTTCTCTTTATTTCCATAGATAGAATGATTTACACGTATCGAATTTTGATTTGTGTTGCGTTTTTTTTACaaatagtatattttttttttctttcagaaATCCCTCCctcctttttttaattaaaagaaattaaaaatccAGTTTGGAATTTAGCTTCATGTGAACTGAATTTCGACTGGTTTTCTAGTTAATTTCTTCTCAATTACAGTTCAAAATtgtgtaattaaaaaacatagtACGTTATTTAGGGGaatttttttgaaatggtgctaagGTGGTGCAAAAGTCGATATCATTAACTAACTACCCCATACTTTATATATAAGAAGACAAAATCCATCAATTTTCATATACAAAATCACACCTGACAACTCATTTTACTCTTTAAAATGTTGATTGtcatgaaaatgaaaaaggttttaaaagaaaagtgaaagattatttataaacaattcaaaatcataCACACTATCATTAGTATTTTTACTTCTGTCTTTCGTGTCACGttatatattattcattatATCTATTTTTCTCTCCTATTTTTTCTCTTGACACCCGAGTTCCCTGTAACATTTTCCTTATTTGAAACACACGAAAGTGAAACTTTGAACATAAGCGACTTTAATTTTTCTCTCCACTCATACACCTGTCACTCTTCACTTGATAAAGAATCTCTCGTGATACTTTCAAAAAGAACCATTCCTACAACATAGCATGTGTACTTTTGGATTTAGCTTATGcactatttcttttatttaattagatTCTAACAATCATGCTATGATGCACGATCCACACGCAGGACTTTACAGGTACCGGGTTGGTGACATACTCCGTGTAGCAGGATTCAAGAACAAGGCACCTCAATTCAACTTCGTGTGCCGAAAGAATGTGGTTTTGAGCATTGATTCTGACAAGACCGATGAAGTTGAGCTGCAAAATGCTGTGAAGAATGGAGCAAACCGTCTTGCAGAGTTCGATGCATCACTCACAGAATACACAAGCTGTGCTGACACGTCCACTATCCCGGGACACTATGTGCTGTACTGGGAGATTAGCACGAATGATGAAACCCCAATTCCTGGTTCTGTTTTTGAGGAGTGTTGCTTTGCAGTTGAAGGGTGTCTGAACAGTGTGTATAGACAAGGAAGGGTAGCAGAGTCCATTGGAGCATTGGAAATCAAGATTGTGGAGAATGGAACCTTTGACAAGCTTATGGATTTTGCTCTGAGCCAGGGTGCGTCCATAAATCAGTATAAGACACCTCGTTGTGTGAATTATGCTCCCATTATTGAACTTCTGGACTCCAAAACAGTTTCCAGTTACTTCAGTACAAAATGTCCACAGTGGGTCCCTGGTCACAAGAAATGGTGCATGTACCCTTGACTTCaaataaagtaatatattaGGTCAAGGAGAATTTGCTTTTATCGTTCATTTCTTGTATTAACTCTTGATTGTCCATTAATGTATTGTATCCTCTTTCAACTTTCTTTTTATCTAATCTAGTTTAAGATCTTTTACTTAAGGACCTCATAGTACtttcttttagaaaaataatatattaatgatataaaaaaatatttttattattttatacaaaaaaaaattaaaattttagacaaagaaaaaaagttatttactGAAATAACGTTATCAATATtgtaaaaaattgataaaaaaaatttaatacaattcacacttttttttttcaacatctCAACTTACTTAACATACATGTGTaccaattaataaaaaaataagttattgaatcaattaatttttatctattatttatttattttattcaatttaatctttttatttataaaaaatcaataaagtctatcaattttaaaaatgtagCACCATAACATTTTTAAGGTTATTGATTATGAATtataatattatgaataaacTGGAATCATTAGTATCTACTTTTGTAAACGATTTTATTATTTACTGAGTGAAAAATAGTGTACCATTGTGTTTCTAAAAACTAAAGGATTTGATTGAATATTTTTactaataaagaaattaaattgaataaagtaaaaataatgaaaCTTATTAAAAagagtaataaaaaataatttcttttgcaCATTGTGGATcctatttaaaatataataatagtattaaaattATAGTAAAAGAAATCTTGCAATTTCTGTGTTGGAGTTATACATCAAGAGATGCTTAAAACAGTTTAAAACTAGTTAACTATTTCACAACTATACTGATCCCTTGACATCATCATTCTTAACATAAGTTTGGTTCTGCTTCAGTGGAAGGAaacttatttcaaaattttcactCTCAGGGCAAAGCTATTTTAGGTAGCTTTGGTCATTTCGCATTTTCTGTGCGTGTCTTTAAACAAAGCAAccaaaaaaactatatatatagtAGTGACTTCAGATAACCTCAAATGCAGTAACAAAATGATGAGATGCAACCAGAAAATGAGATGCAACTAGAAAGGAACAAAAGAAGTAGAATTGTAGTTGAAATATTCACTTCCAAATATCAGGGAATTGACTCATGCCACAGTAACAGTAGATGTAGATGGATGAAGTAGGACAATAATTTGGTTTTTCCATGTAGGGTCAATTCTTTTCTTCTATGTCTGCACCTTTTTTTCCACTCACCATTCTCCCAATATCAGGCATCATGCATGCACCAAATTTTTATTTGCATGCGTCTCTGTCCAAAACAGTATTTTTTGAAAGCAACTCGTCATTATCTTAAGTCCTATCtatagtttttaaaaagtaGTATGCATTTGCtttttagataaataaaataacatgatGGATATTATGacctaaaacaaaaaataaagaaagtaaTCAAATATGTACGTAAGATATGGTGTCAATATACCATCAATCTTATTTTTGAGACAGACTTGGCAAAAATTTCTACTTTGAGATTTAGCTCGATCTGTAAATAAAGTATATAATTTAAGTTCttgatacaaaattattaattagcCCAATTTTTCTTTTGGGTGAGTATACTTATAGATattctaaattttcttttattattgaaaagGCAGAGAGTACAGTTAGACAAACCTGCTATTGCTTACTTAGTGCTGGGAATGTACTATCACAGTCTGATGGCAAAGTTCAGTGCATATAAGAATATTGGTTTACTTAAGGTTTGTTTGCACTGAAGATGTATGAGGATATATATGGGGGATGCGAGTAGAGCTTTTTGTATAATCATGATGTTAAAGATGAAAGAGAAATAAATGTTCACCACACTATTAACATCTATATATCAGAAATGACTTATCTATATTAggattgtattttttttttttgtcgtttgattattattattattataataataataataaataaataattaaaagtattattagtattaattaattaataaaattattaatataaatcaaAGAATTCTTTTCACTCGAAGTTTTTATCAACCAACCTCTCCTTTCACTTATTTCTCacctctttttctttctttattttctatttctttcccTTTAAGGAGAAAAAATGGGGAAATGATCAATTTAGTTTGACATCCAATTCTTGTCCTCTTAATATGGTTTCCAGCTATGTTCTTTTGGGTTGATGGTACATTTTAAGTGGAAAAGCAAAATGATTCAAGAAAATTTCTTACATTCAATCACTgaaaatcttaataaataaatggaACAGCTTCTCAAACCAATTTGCAATCtaatttatcataaaataaactataaatattttttcttttatgtgaAAATCGTtaagtcatttttttttataataagcaCATGTTAGGAGAGATGCATATAAATTTAATGCAacaaatttgagaaaaaaaatcagtttttaCTAACAATTTACTAAGTCTTTGAAATATGATGAGCACTTTTTTGtttaataagaaaaattacatATCATTGTGATCATCTAGTTAAATAGTAAGTagttattaataatgtttaaattgaaaaaaaaatattacaacattaatattattaatataatactaataatattatttatattattatattaattttataatattaataatatatatacctATTAGTtaggattattattattattattattattattattattattattattattattattattttttatgaatattatttatgaCATTCCATTGTATAAATGAAGTTACATCATTTATAATTGAACATATATAATTGAACAATTGTTATATTTAACTATTGGTTgtctattataatttttaacacATTACATGTGTATATACCATGGgatgttattatttattgtgTCCCATGACAACTTCATGAGATTTATACCCATGATCATAATATCACTAATATTATGGGATCGTCGATAAATGAAAATTTGTTCTTTTGTGGAGGAATTTGTCTTAATGTTTTCCTTACAAATCAACGATAAACTTATATTAGTGAAgatataaaatatgtattttcatCTCAATGTAATaacataaatagaaaaatattgaGTGGTTGGAAATTTGTCTAAGAAGATGTCTAGATCAGGAAACAAGTTCATTGGCATAAGAACTAAAACATCACCATAATGAATCTTCTCCACCATGACTTAATTATGTTAGAGGATTGAGAAACATTAATTATCTAAAATTCTGACATCTACAAAGACCTTTCCAACTCACATTGACTTATGAAACCAATTTCATtcttcactacaagaaaaattggtATTACAtactgttgaagatggatgttgTCCCTTCAAGACAAAGTGTTTGATAAAGCAAAATGTGTATTTTTCCTTAGTGTTTGTATTTGCTTTAAGGATGTCTTAGGTATagattagaggttgtttaaagtaggctttttgctgagtaacacACCTCTTAACCCCtaaccatgtgataagagcaagcacaagtcttatgaaagtgtttttcacgtgttttataaaaatatcatttactgcatagaaaataaatttgttctcctctaaatgaatagattcttttcttaaactgatgccttgatTAAGTTCtttttgaaaatcatgttttATGCATAAAGTATCTTGACCAAGTCTTCATTccatcaaaacgactgtgtttcacttgttaaaaagttcttgttatcgttttgaaaatgaatCTATTCttttgtaaatgaatagattctttttagtctggtgccacgttttcttaaaaggtttttcacaaCTTGATATGATTTcaataacatgatagagatatattctaaggacatgttatggattcaacttgagttggaatatgattaggcactttttaagaattggatcaatgttcttaacattcaagaactcaccaaaacacaagtaaccaagccaaactcacgtagaaacccattttgaacaacaaacccatgcatagaaactcaagaacacaacatataacaattatacccatggaggacgtgacaaaaacaacaagaacaaccaatttgcaccaattaaaattgaatataagtgcagcaaaagaaagaggacatcataaggaagagattgcaccgattgaaagtgaaaacaaacaagtagaacaaaaatgggtaatttggaatgaaaggaaaattgatgaaaaagatgaaatgaaatagggaacttatgtggttggagttcttggagatgatcacgccacttgaaggatgtaaggctccaagatgagtgtagatgccgccacttgaggttccaagatgcactcaagatgagactagaagaggagaagacacaagtctctcaatcactcaccaatttgagagaatttctttactcaaaatatcaaatttgtattagaaagactcaaaccctccttttataggagaaggaccggtcatgagTGTACAAGAAGCTTACAAAGGAAGCTAACCAAGGTTACCTTGCAACTCTTCCACTTTTAGCGCCTAAAGTGGAGAAGGAAGGGGTACCTTTCTAGATTTTTctaaagctaatatctaaagatgctttacacaagaggtatctttaggtttccctcttagcacctacctaaacactattctatattatttacaaatttatacaaaagaaactataaagagagatattaattaaaGCCCactcttgaaagcttgtagtcttcttttggctttaggcttggtcctctctttatttaaattcttctttaatttttgagaagactagaaggaagaacttcaaatgtttgggtgaatgatctcttcctccattagtaaaatcctctcttatttgatctctatcaCAACTTTATCTTTGCACCAgggggtttgactaagtcttctacatCTAACAAATCTCTCATTGCTCTAAAAAACAAAcatgttcattttattttcaatccgTTCTTTTTGTAACAGctttaacttttttttgaaagttttttataaaatgtttcctATAAAAAGAGAGTTTGTTCTAGCTTTAAAATGTTGTTGAGATAGTTGAGAAAACTGGTTTTTTACAACTGAGAGAAAAGAGATTTC
Encoded here:
- the LOC137830274 gene encoding indole-3-acetic acid-amido synthetase GH3.6-like, producing MPEAPSHYLCNNPNGKVDDDVVITKNNNNKALEYIEDVTSNADEIQTRVLAEILSSSAHAEYLQRHGLDGRTERESFKKIMPVVTYEDLKPDIDRIANGDTSPILCSKPISEFLTSSGTSGGERKLMPTIEDELQRKSLLYSLLMPVMDQFVPGLEKGKGMYFLFVKSEAKTPGGLLARPVLTSYYKSSHFKNPKQRYDPYTNYTSPIESILCLDSYQSMYSQMLCGLSQNEQVLRVGAVFSSGFIRAIKFLEKHWVSLCHDIRYGTIDPEISDSSVREAIMKTLKPNPKLADFIEGECKKESWKGIITRVWPNTKYVDVIVTGTMSQYIPILDYYSNGLPLVCTMYASSECYFGLNLNPLCEPSEVSYTLIPTMAYFEFLPLNKTKGHANSISHPEHEHLVDLVDVELGKEYELVVTTYAGLYRYRVGDILRVAGFKNKAPQFNFVCRKNVVLSIDSDKTDEVELQNAVKNGANRLAEFDASLTEYTSCADTSTIPGHYVLYWEISTNDETPIPGSVFEECCFAVEGCLNSVYRQGRVAESIGALEIKIVENGTFDKLMDFALSQGASINQYKTPRCVNYAPIIELLDSKTVSSYFSTKCPQWVPGHKKWCMYP